One Yimella lutea DNA window includes the following coding sequences:
- a CDS encoding AAA family ATPase, with the protein MPHPGADRPSPATLLLVCGLPGSGKTTLARRLAAERSAVRLCPDEWLEQLGQSIWDIAARARVEALQRGLLEDLLALGVSVVLEWGTWARSERVELRDLARSHGARVELVYLDAPDEELHRRITERGREDRAITLEDLQTWRGLFEIPSAAEVRTYDQPAARHTGCSRAASSAAREHQA; encoded by the coding sequence ATGCCGCATCCTGGCGCCGACCGCCCGTCACCGGCGACCTTGCTCCTCGTCTGCGGACTGCCCGGCAGCGGGAAGACGACCCTGGCCCGGCGTCTGGCTGCCGAGCGATCCGCGGTGCGGCTCTGCCCGGACGAGTGGTTGGAGCAGCTCGGGCAGAGCATCTGGGACATCGCGGCGCGGGCCCGCGTCGAGGCGCTCCAGCGAGGTCTGCTGGAGGACCTGCTCGCGCTCGGCGTGAGCGTGGTGCTGGAGTGGGGGACGTGGGCGCGCAGCGAGCGGGTCGAGCTGCGCGATCTAGCTCGCAGCCACGGCGCGCGGGTCGAACTGGTTTACCTCGATGCCCCTGATGAGGAGCTGCATCGCCGGATCACCGAGCGCGGCCGGGAGGATCGCGCCATCACCCTGGAGGACCTGCAGACCTGGCGGGGCCTGTTCGAGATCCCGAGCGCCGCGGAGGTGCGGACCTACGATCAGCCCGCCGCACGGCATACCGGATGCTCCCGTGCCGCCTCCTCGGCGGCACGAGAGCACCAGGCCTAG